From Theileria annulata chromosome 1, complete sequence, *** SEQUENCING IN PROGRESS ***, one genomic window encodes:
- a CDS encoding short chain dehydrogenase, putative (Tap152h01.q1c.C.cand.27 - score = 23.75;~SMART pfam:adh_short (PF00106) at aa 3-331, E()=1.30e-09) encodes MSDIKAVVVTGCDSGIGYGICATLFRKNYFVIAGCNTKYGFKKVKKLFKSISKSQGVSSDSPSRSDSTTDSMDISKHESNNFDQNVDQEKNNTGNLSDQLNSLNTGKNVYRIGTRGILVRLDVTNEESVKELASLVQELIDSKQIPSLYSLINNSGIWRFSTLKECWNDDKLIESEVQDELARWKLVMETNLMGSVRVTLRLVPFLTRYKGLARVIFITSVVDETGVPGQSSYVSSKFAIRGFHECLMHELEGTNICTVCVAPGALSDTRLFDYDFNLDKEYRLNNTHKLKNGMKILKKLASSSRGVVKTVMKALESKRPRRYYRSTSGTFLFKLVKLLPKSLYIKVVKLILMNFEHIHTSLPLLTKLIRLILK; translated from the exons atgTCGGACATTAAAGCTGTGGTAGTAACTGGATGCGATAGTGGGATAGGGTATGGGATCTGCGCGACCCTTTTTAGGAAAAATTACTTTGTAATCGCAGGCTGTAATACTAAGTATGGATTCAAAAAGGTTAAAAAACTGTTCAAATCGATCTCTAAGAGTCAAGGAGTTTCCTCTGACTCACCCAGTAGATCGGATTCCACTACAGATTCCATGGATATAAGCAAGCACGAATCTAACAATTTTGATCAAAATGTTGATCAAGAGAAAAATAATACTGGAAATCTTAGTGACCAACTAAACTCGCTTAATACTGGgaaaaatgtgtatagaATAGGAACTAGGGGAATTTTAGTAAGGTTGGATGTTACAAATGAGGAGTCTGTGAAGGAATTGGCATCCCTGGTTCAAGAACTAATTGATTCTAAACAAATTCCAAGCCTATATTCcctaattaataattcGGGAATTTGGAGATTCTCAACCCTCaaa gAATGTTGGAATGATGATAAGTTGATTGAAAGTGAGGTACAAGATGAATTAGCTCGTTGGAAGTTGGTTATGGAGACTAATTTGATGGGTTCAGTTCGAGTTACACTCCGATTGGTGCCATTTCTGACAAGATATAAAGGTTTGGCTCGAGTAATCTTCATCACAAGCGTTGTGGACGAGACTGGAGTTCCAGGTCAAAGCTCGTATGTTTCCTCAAAGTTCGCAATTCGAGGGTTCCATGAGTGTCTTATGCACGAACTAGAAGGAACCAACATATGCACCGTATGTGTTGCACCAGGAGCTCTCTCAGATACTCGCCTATTTGATTACGACTTTAACTTGGATAAGGAGTATAGGCTCAATAATACACATAAGTTGAAGAATGGAATGA AGATTTTGAAGAAATTGGCTTCAAGTAGTAGAGGGGTTGTCAAAACTGTAATGAAGGCGCTGGAAAGCAAAAGGCCAAGGAGATACTACAGAAGCACATCAGGAACATTCCTCTTCAAACTCGTTAAACTGCTTCCGAAATCGCTCTATATCAAGGTCGTTAAACTTATTCTAATGAACTTCGAACACATCCACACCTCACTTCCACTCCTGACCAAACTCATCCGGCTCATTCTTAAATAG